In Silurus meridionalis isolate SWU-2019-XX chromosome 11, ASM1480568v1, whole genome shotgun sequence, the sequence agattaaggcttcatctcgctgttagttttactagatcttagtggtGCATTTGACCCTATAAACCATGATCTCCtactagatcgcttacagaattacattggcattcagggacaggcattaagctggtttaagtCCTACCTGTCCAATCGTTACCATTTCATAGACTTAAATggtatccaggctaatgctagtaaattatggcgtgccacaaggttcagttctaggacccctgctttttacaatatacatgcttcccttagggaATATTATTAGAatgcatggaattagcttccattgttatgctgatgatacccagctatacaTCTAATCAAAACCAGTTGgtacagctcaattagctcggctaactgagtgtgttaaagaaataagagattggattaTCCATAACTTTTTACTATTAAATTccgataagacggagattttgctcatcggcccaaaaaccagtatacagaagctcaagcatctcaacctgcatttagaatgttctgtaaccactagttcaacggtaaaagacctgggagttattttagacagcaacttgtctttcaaaaatcatatcatccaagttacaaaaacagccttctttcaacttagaaatatttctaagctaagaaacatgttatctgtatctgatgcagagaagctcgtccatgcgttcatgacctctagaatagactattgtaatgcattagtaggtggatgtcctgcatcattaataaacaagcttcaattagttcagaatgcggcagcaagagttcttacaaagtcaagaaaatatgatcatataaccccaattttATCATCcatgcactggcttcctgttaagttacGAATAGAttacaaactactacttcttatTTATAAAGCCGTAAacggtttggctcccatgtatctatccagtcttttaacacgctataATCTGTCATGCTACcagagatctcaaaactctggacttctagtagttcctagaatagcaaagtccactaaaggcggtagatcattctcacatttagctcctaaactttggaacagtcttcctgacagtgttcgtggctcagacacactctcccagtttaagtgtagattaaaaacgtatctttttatcATAACCTTGTACTCCAGAACatatgatcacatgcacattatcaacttgtgctgttaatatcctgaacagcagctacactaatttctctccactgcttctctttctctccccatcccaaggcatcctgaggtttggccagctccagtcacgtcccacctcatgaagattatggacctttaaagaagtagatgccgaatcCGCAAACATCCTGTACCATCTAgggatgtaccagtgccaattggatcccactacatgtggattttgacattggacctcctggagtttttaaaggctctggcatggagaagctggtgctggatctgtgatgatcacaaatgttgagctcagtagctcctagttttataaccataaaaactgtataatactgtagaaagaacattacttatactCCAGTtctcatgttagttcttactctccagtgttctgtattgttgaaagatttatgatcaaactcttgatgtcacccaaatgaagatgggttcccattttgagtctggttcctcacaaggtttcttcctcataacatctaagggagtttttccttgccacagttgccacggcttgctcatcagggataaatgcacaccattcaccttgactgttgatttctgtaaagctgctttgagacaatgtctgttgtgaaaagcgctatagaaataaacttgacttgacttgagaagatcatcagagtctctctcccctctatcacagacatttacaccacacattgcatccgcaaagccaccagcattgtggatgatcacacacacacacaccctttacactcactcttcactctcctacatcaggaaagaggttccGAAGCATTTAGGTCCTCACATGcagactatgcaacagttttttccctccaGCCATCAGGTTCACACAGAACTGATTCgtacaaaagacacacacacacacacacacacacactcagtcaacTGTGTATTACttaactgtacaacctgaactcaacacttACTCTACTCATCTCAATTCATTCCACCagccatattatatttatatttaattatattatactgtttacatgctgtttttgcaattCTTTACTGCTGctcttgctgttattgcacaacattgtgtttatgtttacaaatacactcttctatacagttctcttttgcacattgtactgtataacgtATTATACAGCAAGTATTTGTcagcgctattttgtgttttgtgtatctgtcccacactgtctagTGTTGTCTTTTGTCTGCAGAGGAGAATGGAAAGGTCTCAGAACGGTGACTGTACACATGCAAATGGCAAGAGAAAGGTGTGCTGGTCCGCAAGTGTGCGTGGGCGGACGTCAAGAAGAACGTGAGCCGGTCCGTGAGGGAGCTCGAGCGGGCACCACGGAAAGGCGTGCTAATCCGTAAGGTTCAAATTTATCATTATACTTCACTTTAGACCGAGAACcgcttaataccaccactatcaggttgcgattatagaaaccatcaatactatacaaaaacccaatataacaacgcatggcattacagagagagaggcaaatGGCGTATGaagggtaaataccattttactaaagcaagaaacccagttaactCCAAAGCTCTatactacaaccgcaactgtgccaacTACATCATCTGGGGCAGTTCATAAAACCATTTTTGTCaaataacataacaaaaacattaaaattaaatcaaataaaacctactcaccagagacgcatactcataatttgcaccgctcctcagaggctgtaagccagtggtactgctcaTATTTACCGGTCTGGGactggtgaacaaacccttttccaGGCTGgcacaagctagctagcttcggggttggccgatctctcctcacaatgtctagcttttcttgaaattttttttttaagtatgtttacgacaaaatcaatttctcttcttctgtaggcataaaaaagtctaactctgatgtattcatgtgtgcaacGTGCTACACagatgttttgccagtcgaacttggctgtaacagttccctctgaccaaccaatcagaggaggaaaaatactgatgctattctgggccatctagctggccctgtgaggtgaatttgaaatctaatcggttaaaaaaacagctatttatTTCCTAATaattagctctgtttctttaaccgtTTAGATTTcgattaaattcaattcaattagaGCCCATGGTAAAAAAGGCCAGCAAAACAGACTTTGCAggtcctgggcagattagattgagatggcagcacatagaggctgaaatctgattggacaatccacatacatgtactggaagcagtgcaggcaaaagaaatgctacgaaatgaagagaataaactgttgggaataaatgagtatgatttcatggaacaaatattagaatttaggttgtaaatgtaggttagtgcttctgatagtgttgaGGCCAacagagaatatatatatatatatatatatatatatatatatatatatatatatatatatatatatatatatatatatataaatataacctgTCTTTTAACACCTAAGTAACATTTATGGGAACTCTGGGACAatggagaacaaaaaaaattaaaactctGTTATCCTCAAAACTTCGTTTCTTAGTATGAGAATCAAGTGGGAGGGGATTTAGGAGGTTTTTACGGAGCACCCGTAGAGTCACGGTATAGGCTTCATGTTCTCAAAACTGTTTCGTTTTCTGACCCCTCTGCTGAGAAAGGTTTTGACTTCGCCAAACCCCATTTAAAACGGCAGCTGTCCACATTGCCTCGGATGCGTTTGGCAGAGCGAGgcggaaaaaaaacatgaaaggtCAGGGGGTATAGTGGTTTTGTCATTAAGGTTATGGAGATGATCTCCAAGGGAACGTCTATCGTCGACCTTAATCTCTAATAAACACTCACTGGGTAAGAAGAAAAAATCAGATGCAAATACTGTTAAAGTAGGGATACAACGGTcgggcatgagggaatagaatggggagaaaaataatacaaagaaaaagaagactgataaataaagtataaaaactatataaaataaaatataagaatatataagatataaggATAGATATATGTGTTAGAGAAAAAGATGTATATACGAATCTCTGTAGAACACCATTTCCCCGGGCACCGCGTTCGCACTGTTTCTCGACTTAACTGTGCTTATTCTACCGCCGTAAAGAGTGGCACAACGGGACAGAGGTTCCAGTGGGTTAAACATATGGAGAAACATTTTGACCACCACACAATATTTTTTCACCTCATCCCACTCACTATGTCAACGCACATGTCATGTTTGGACTCTAAAGTCTCTCTCCTCCTGttcatgtcaagtttatttctatagcgcttttacaacagacattgtctcaaagcagctttacagaattttggCCAGCGTTTTAGAAGTCATGTAATTGGTAATAACCAAGTACATGACTTTTAAAACTCTGGCCaaaattctgtaaatctgcttttatACAGGCCAAGGCGATGTAACAGAACTGAAAGTATCCATGCTGAGAAACTTATCTATGAATTTAATGCAACcttgaaagaaaacaagcacatTGTGTTTGCAATAATTCAGAGACTCCTTTCTATAGTTAAAAGTATCCTGTCTGATCTCAGAGTACCAAGCGTGAAAATCGCGGCACTGAGCTAACGTAACCAAACTTTGTGTGTTCAAAAGTAAACAAGCTAAAACTCTTCACTTGACACTGTGCGTGCTCATGAGCGAATGGATCCAAAAATTGGATAACCTTAAACTGTCAAAACACAATTTGATGAATAGTATGTAgatccatctctctctatctcaggtgtcattaagaaaataaacaggATCAATTGCAACTACTAATATAAGAGCAAACTTTTTCTCAGCATTTGTTCTGGTGCACTCATGTGTGCGTCTACATCATGCCAAGATGAAAGTATATCAAGACAGGGTCAAGATAATTAATGCTCagacattatattatacatacaaataattaCTACATATTGAAATCTGTTGTGTTATTTTCTTGCCACTTTGGGGCTTTTTGTCTGATTGTTAATAAAAGCTATATTAAGTTTTAAGTTCTGGCTTTTAAGAGcagatttttataaatataatgttaaatattttattacaacaaATATTTGCAGTGAAAATATTGTACAGTGTCTAAAATTTGTGGCTACATGCTCTTTAATTACTCCATACCTGTTTGAAGCAGTGAGGCTCTCCAAGACTGTAAGCTATATTTTGATGTGATGCTGCAGATGTAGGTAAGATTTAAGTTTGTACTCATTTTCTTTAGTGTACTCACTATACTAAACAGATCATTTGAATCTGCACTCATTCGAGTGACTGCTTGCGGGGAAGTGCGAGCAAGGCTTGGATCTGTAGACCATTTAAGTAGTGGAGCAGGGTATACACCATGTGAAGAGCACTGCACATGCTGAGTGGGAATGACCCCAATAGTAATCCCACTGATAGGAGCTGCAAAAGGTATACAtgaaagatttttataacagtGTATATTGTACAATGGAGTACCATGTCTCACTTTCTGTCTTAGTCATTAGCAAAAATAGAAATCCATGAAAGGttagtgagtatgtgtgtgtgtgtgtgtgtgtgtgtgtgtgtgtgtgtgtgtgtgtgtgtgtgtgtgtgtgtgtgtgtgtattgttgacAGCAACTGTACATTAAAAACAGTCTGCTCTTCAGATTAATGGTCAGTGGTTCTGTTATAACAGTAAGACTAACCTTCAACCTTGACAATGACATTAGACTCCCAAACAGACTTAGTAGTATTAACCACACATTTATACTGTCCTCGGCTTCTAATACTGCTGTCCTCCAAAAGCAGGGAAGCATTGCCATGCGACACTTCATCAGTAAACACTGAAATGTCGCTGTGAACAGATTCATCTTTATCCTCCAGGAAACTGAATATCAGTGTTTCCTGTTTGTACCATTGAAAAACAACCCCTTCCAAAGAAGGGGGAAATGTACAAGGCAAGATACAGTCTTCAGAGTAGATGCAGGTGACATGAGCATCTAGAATCAATTAAAAAGGGTtacatgaaatgtaaaatttggACAATTCtaaattcaattttattaacatttcttCACAtccattttattcacatttcttCAGAGTTTAGGTTTAattctcttaaaaaaagaaaaagacccGGAGATAAGTTGAAAAATGTGACaaatttaatagaaaaaagtTATTACCgtacaaattattattaccgtattttccggactataagccgctactttttccccacgttctGAATCTCGCACCTTAACCcgtttggcaatttcattggtctaatgttacagggctcagttttttggcgcaccacatcataaatatggatgaatcgggccgcaccagatcataaatatggatgaggttcctctgacatttTACCTgacgctcactcggactgtcaacaggaaaggcGAATCATTTGGCGAATCATTCAAATCATTCCAATATTAAATCTCCCATTTacatccaaaattttagaaaaggttgtggCACAGCAGTAATGCCCACATctgtttataacattttttaaatgtatcattaaggatttaggcctcatcatagcacagagacggcactagttaaggtggtaaattacctgctattggcctctgTTTAGGATTTTGtgtctttacttgttttgctcgaccttagtgcagcttttgacaccattaatcatactatactgcttgctagactcgAGAACGTTGTTGggataaagggaacagctctctcttggcttaggtcttatttgactgattgttATCAGTTtcttgatgtaaatggtgagttctccacactctctgaggtaaagtttggtgttccgcaaggatctgtcttaggcccactgcttttctctctatatatgctgcctctggggaaaattatacataaacatggtattcgcttccattgctatgttGATGATACGCAGTTGTatagagagatcagcttaacaatgttgaggagtgtgtaaaggacattagacagtggatgcttcataactttcttctgctcaactcagataagatggaagtacttttactaggaccacatgcagctagaagcaaccTTTCCgatttttctgtttcagcatgtacaactgtcaaagaccttggtgttattattgaccctagtctttcctttgaggctcatgtgaataatattaccaggatctttttctttaccttagaaatattgctaaaattagaaatatgatgtcgttacaggatgcagaaaaactagttcatgcttttattacatctagattagactactgtaacgctttactgtctgggtgttcgagtaagtgcatgaATAAACTTCAGTTAgtttagaatgcagcagcaagagagctcactagatctagaaaatatgaccacattatccctgttttaatcagtctacactggctcccaatcaaatctcgcattgattataaaatactattacgacatataaagcacttaacggtctcgcaccgcagtatctgagtgaacttttgTACCAGTATGATCTTCCATGCCTACtcagatcaaaaggtgcaggctatctgttggtacctcaaataatgaaaactacagcagggggccgatctttctcttataaagccccacagttatggaacagccttccaatcagtgttcgggactcagacaaagtctcag encodes:
- the LOC124393702 gene encoding V-set domain-containing T-cell activation inhibitor 1-like isoform X2, translating into MQLLSISKKSVFFTLFGIFLMIQSHRQSKIPDAHVTCIYSEDCILPCTFPPSLEGVVFQWYKQETLIFSFLEDKDESVHSDISVFTDEVSHGNASLLLEDSSIRSRGQYKCVVNTTKSVWESNVIVKVEAPISGITIGVIPTQHVQCSSHGVYPAPLLKWSTDPSLARTSPQAVTRMSADSNDLFSIVSTLKKMSTNLNLTYICSITSKYSLQSWRASLLQTEMTVHFGQHLVIPCMAPKNIKNLTLTWTFINSSGFKLWMAALIVAAVALPCVIYCIYNKCKVSQLKHYGQDPQQDTEMQAMHKDNSVEDLPTENKPLAEYNNEDL